The Heterodontus francisci isolate sHetFra1 chromosome 43, sHetFra1.hap1, whole genome shotgun sequence genome window below encodes:
- the eif3g gene encoding eukaryotic translation initiation factor 3 subunit G: MDFDSKPSWADQVEEEGDEGPLPSPKELIKGNIKTIIEYKIDEDGKKLKIIRTFRIETRKASKAVARRKNWKKFGTSEYDPPGPNVATTTVSDDVYMTFITSKEDLNNTEEDDPMSKLKGQKIVSCRICKGDHWTTRCPYKDTLGPMQKELAEQLGLTTSEKEKGSEPEPVQPAQSKTGKYVPPSLRDGANRRGESMQTNRRADDNATIRVTNLSEDTRETDLQELFRPFGSISRIYLAKDKNTGQSKGFAFISFHRREDAARAIAGVSGFGYDHLILNVEWAKPSNS, translated from the exons ATGGATTTTGA TTCGAAGCCAAGCTGGGCCGACcaggtggaggaggagggagatgagg GTCCTCTGCCTTCACCTAAAGAACTGATCAAAGGGAATATTAAAACTATCATCGAGTACAAAATTGACGAAGATGGAAAGAAATTGAAG ATTATTCGCACGTTCAGGATTGAAACTAGGAAAGCTTCAAAAGCTGTGGCCAGGCGAAAA aactggaaaaaatttgGAACCTCGGAATATGACCCACCAGGTCCGAATGTTGCCACAACAACGGTCAGTGATGATGTGTACATGACATTCATCACCAGCAAAGAG GATTTGAATAATACAGAAGAGGATGACCCCATGTCCAAGCTGAAAGGCCAGAAGATTGTATCGTGTCGAATCTGTAAAGGGGATCACTGGACAACTCGCTGCCCGTACAAGGATACCCTGGGACCCATGCAGAAGGAACTGGCTGAGCAGCTGGGCCTCACCACGTCTGAGAAGGAAAAGGGCTCAG AACCTGAGCCAGTTCAACCAGCTCAGAGCAAGACCGGGAAATATGTCCCACCCAGCTTACGAGATGGAGCTAATCGGCGTGGAGAGTCAATGCAGACAAATCGCAGAG CGGATGACAACGCCACAATCCGTGTCACTAACCTTTCAGAGGACACAAGAGAGACTGACCTGCAGGAGCTGTTCAGGCCTTTTGGTTCCATTTCTAGGATCTACCTGGCTAAGGACAAGAACACGGGCCAGTCTAAG GGTTTTGCCTTTATCAGTTTTCATCGTCGCGAGGATGCTGCCAGAGCCATTGCTGGGGTTTCAGGCTTTGGTTACGATCATTTAATCCTGAATGTGGAATGGGCCAA ACCATCAAACAGTTAA